Proteins encoded in a region of the Mucilaginibacter sabulilitoris genome:
- a CDS encoding Tc toxin subunit A-related protein yields MATQYKSFHDSYINSLYYKPFVNNLPQGPTSIHYTQIIKERRLSYAFTPHFHPYVSALLNRLIQRSVPGLQAADTEYKTNADGSPALFDAAYDDVNKRGKRIPVLHEDFFKSTYTPNADNIPDFVASPLPVKELDFSSHGAYSVFNWELFFHVPLTIAMNLSKNGRYEEARQWFHYIFDPTDDSDGPTPERFWKVQPFQTTHIKSIEEIMINLSTGDDEQLRQDTINSMMAWKNNPFRPHVVARYRQSSYMYKTVFAYIDNLIAWGDADFRNDQPEDVDAALLKYVLAANILGPRPQEVPSKGSVRPQTYANLKKDLDAMGNALRPLETDILFNVAPPATDDSDDDKLSLIHSLGNTLYFSVPRNEKLLSYWDTVADRLFKIRNSLNLQGIFRQLPLFAPPIDPALLAKAAAAGLDISAVVAGLNAPLPIVRFQLLIQKATEICQEVKSLGNNLLSAIEKQDNESLSVLRAHHESLILSMSESVKYAQLQDTIKSRESLLVSLNSAAEQYIYYERQLGKETSDIKLPELSELDRDGLINMKAMMQEPTVSLRDVDIDISKDLGASLGKIVNSFEAEELNKLSSARDMQDAVHGLRIAAQAVALIPEFGIDLHFWGMGGHVEFGGKELSKLAQFTADVTSAIADHTTYEAGNASKIGNYTRRQQDWAFQSNVISGQINQIFKQIRSAQIREAIAEKEWKNHQQQIKNAEEIENFLTDEKVGKKTSQAFYAYMNGAVKDLYNQCFQFAFDLAKKAERSLQQELGDNTLSFVQTGYTSGKEGLLAGEKLYMDLKRMEMSYMELNQREYEITKHISLMQLNPTALLALRTTGRCTIKLPEEFFDIDGPGHYFRRIKHVSISIPCIVGPYTSVNCTLTLTKSTIRTKPVLSNGAYASTGDNDDRFDIHFGSMQSIVTSNAQDDSGMFETNMRDERKLPFEYSGVESEWQISLPGRLNEIHQFNYDTITDVIIHMRYTAREGGELLRAAAMKNLKAQIDSSEAAGTVRLFSVRQEFPNEWEKFKSVKLGTNAPFAGLTLPLKEEHYPFWSKGSVAAIKQVNVYARSAKNNITMRPSAADNTKEDALTNADKSFGNLVSGKLSKIPLPAPVGNFTLFFNDNTMSDLWITASWGK; encoded by the coding sequence ATGGCAACTCAATATAAATCTTTTCACGATTCATATATTAATTCGCTTTATTATAAACCATTTGTAAATAATTTACCGCAAGGACCAACCTCCATCCATTATACCCAGATAATAAAGGAGCGGCGCTTGAGCTATGCTTTTACCCCCCATTTTCACCCCTATGTATCGGCCTTGCTTAACCGGTTAATACAGCGGTCTGTCCCAGGGTTGCAGGCTGCAGACACTGAATACAAAACCAACGCGGATGGTTCTCCGGCTCTTTTTGATGCAGCTTATGATGATGTAAACAAACGTGGTAAAAGGATACCGGTTTTGCATGAGGATTTTTTCAAATCAACTTATACGCCTAATGCTGATAATATTCCTGATTTTGTGGCATCCCCTCTACCCGTAAAAGAGCTGGACTTCTCCTCACACGGGGCATACTCTGTATTCAATTGGGAACTATTTTTTCATGTTCCCTTAACAATAGCCATGAACCTAAGTAAAAACGGGCGTTACGAAGAGGCAAGGCAATGGTTCCATTATATTTTTGATCCTACCGACGACAGTGATGGGCCTACTCCCGAACGTTTTTGGAAAGTACAGCCTTTTCAAACCACACATATCAAATCTATTGAGGAGATCATGATCAACTTGTCTACCGGGGATGATGAACAATTACGCCAGGATACTATCAATAGCATGATGGCCTGGAAAAACAACCCATTCCGCCCACACGTTGTGGCCAGGTACAGACAGTCCTCATACATGTATAAAACTGTTTTTGCCTATATCGATAATCTGATTGCCTGGGGCGATGCCGATTTCAGAAATGATCAGCCCGAGGATGTAGACGCCGCTTTATTAAAATATGTGCTTGCAGCAAACATACTGGGCCCCCGCCCGCAAGAAGTGCCATCAAAAGGCAGCGTAAGGCCGCAAACTTATGCTAACTTAAAAAAGGATCTTGACGCTATGGGCAATGCGTTAAGGCCGCTTGAAACAGATATACTTTTCAACGTTGCTCCCCCAGCCACTGATGACAGTGATGACGATAAGCTTAGCCTGATCCATAGTCTGGGGAATACATTATATTTTTCAGTTCCGCGCAACGAAAAATTATTGTCGTACTGGGATACTGTTGCCGACAGGTTGTTTAAAATACGCAACAGTCTTAATTTACAGGGAATTTTCAGACAGCTACCCCTGTTTGCCCCTCCTATTGATCCCGCCCTGCTTGCAAAAGCTGCTGCTGCCGGACTTGATATATCAGCAGTGGTTGCTGGCTTGAACGCACCTTTACCCATCGTACGTTTTCAGTTACTCATTCAAAAAGCCACCGAAATATGCCAGGAGGTAAAATCACTGGGAAATAACTTGCTCTCGGCTATTGAAAAGCAAGATAATGAATCTTTATCCGTGCTGCGGGCACATCATGAAAGCCTTATCCTCAGCATGTCCGAAAGCGTTAAATATGCGCAGCTACAGGATACTATTAAATCGAGAGAAAGCTTACTGGTATCATTAAATAGCGCAGCTGAGCAATACATTTATTATGAACGTCAGTTAGGAAAGGAAACCAGTGATATTAAGCTGCCTGAGTTAAGTGAGCTTGATCGCGACGGGCTTATTAACATGAAGGCGATGATGCAGGAGCCTACTGTTAGTTTGCGGGATGTGGATATAGACATTTCAAAGGATTTAGGTGCGTCGTTAGGCAAGATCGTAAACAGTTTTGAGGCCGAAGAGTTAAACAAATTAAGCTCGGCCCGTGATATGCAGGATGCTGTTCATGGATTACGAATAGCAGCCCAGGCAGTGGCCCTTATACCCGAGTTTGGTATTGACCTGCACTTTTGGGGAATGGGTGGCCATGTTGAATTTGGCGGAAAGGAACTTTCTAAACTGGCCCAGTTTACAGCCGATGTAACCTCAGCAATAGCCGATCATACCACCTACGAGGCCGGAAATGCTTCAAAGATCGGCAACTACACGCGCAGGCAACAGGACTGGGCCTTTCAAAGCAATGTCATTTCGGGCCAGATCAACCAGATATTTAAACAGATTCGCAGCGCGCAAATAAGGGAGGCTATTGCCGAAAAAGAATGGAAAAACCATCAACAGCAAATAAAAAATGCAGAGGAAATTGAAAACTTCCTTACTGATGAAAAAGTAGGTAAAAAAACGAGTCAGGCCTTTTATGCCTACATGAACGGTGCCGTTAAAGATCTTTATAATCAGTGCTTTCAGTTTGCTTTTGATCTGGCAAAAAAGGCGGAACGCAGCCTGCAGCAGGAACTTGGCGACAACACGCTAAGCTTTGTACAAACAGGTTATACAAGTGGGAAGGAAGGGTTGCTGGCCGGCGAAAAATTATACATGGACTTGAAGCGCATGGAAATGTCATACATGGAATTAAACCAGCGCGAATACGAAATTACCAAGCATATCAGCTTGATGCAGTTAAACCCAACGGCTTTACTGGCGCTTCGCACCACCGGTCGTTGTACCATAAAACTGCCCGAAGAGTTTTTTGATATAGACGGTCCTGGTCATTACTTCCGGCGTATAAAACATGTATCGATAAGTATTCCGTGCATCGTAGGTCCATATACCAGCGTTAATTGCACGCTTACGTTAACCAAAAGTACTATACGTACCAAACCTGTGTTGAGCAATGGCGCATACGCTTCTACCGGCGATAATGATGATCGTTTTGATATACACTTTGGTTCTATGCAGTCTATTGTTACCAGCAACGCTCAGGATGACAGCGGCATGTTTGAAACAAACATGCGCGACGAACGAAAACTACCATTTGAGTATTCGGGAGTAGAAAGCGAATGGCAGATATCGTTACCTGGCCGGTTAAACGAGATCCACCAATTTAATTACGATACCATAACCGATGTAATTATTCACATGCGCTACACTGCAAGGGAAGGCGGTGAATTATTGCGTGCTGCGGCAATGAAAAACTTAAAGGCCCAGATTGATTCGTCTGAAGCCGCAGGTACTGTAAGGTTGTTTTCTGTGAGGCAGGAATTTCCTAATGAGTGGGAAAAATTCAAATCGGTAAAACTTGGTACTAATGCACCATTTGCCGGGCTAACCTTGCCTCTGAAGGAAGAACATTATCCGTTTTGGAGTAAAGGATCAGTAGCAGCCATAAAGCAAGTAAATGTATATGCCAGGTCTGCCAAAAATAATATTACGATGCGTCCTTCGGCTGCAGATAATACTAAGGAAGATGCTTTGACCAATGCCGACAAATCATTCGGCAACTTAGTAAGTGGTAAATTATCAAAAATACCTTTACCCGCTCCTGTTGGCAATTTCACCTTGTTTTTTAATGATAATACGATGAGCGATTTGTGGATAACCGCAAGCTGGGGAAAATAA
- a CDS encoding neuraminidase-like domain-containing protein: MTSITPPLNPGDNTDAVANLKAALSLLITRQFIVLGTDVAADWPALINNEIGYGDITKRAVTTFQQLKQIQATGIVDAATATELNTVLNQLGAINNVGGYIYMDYGIPANNVKLRLYSRNFGGNDTVVAEANTDEQGKYNLNYNAAGINSGNFEVRAVDAAGKETLLSDTLFNSQTVSNLNLIVPAAVSPVTQSEFTRLSTDITGAIGDFSKLTDAQEKDDRQDLTLLSQATNWDARPIALASLAIKMSQATSLPQEAAYALVRSGLPSDADHLAQVNADDVHKALDTATTAGIINFNDDQKKAAVAAFQTFANKTRLSTKDFSSLSTYSDLLTNQNLTADEQQTFANAYFSPRKNAAELWKKAKDAGLADDKIKGLQLQGKLGMLTVNNAPLTKDLQTNFSDLDGLVAAGLYEPEAWDAKLKTLAGTQDDNADALDKMIPPAYIGGTVAERKQAYITDMAAKVSIAFPEKVVRDKIDKGKIVLGDATTQTSVSSFLNKAEGLGYKLSGTHIDTFASANDATLFAGVSGADKSKTIEGVKTLSRVHQITPNDQSMQVLLELGHVSAQDIVAVQKVDFVNRFAKTYADKFKITLDEGIRIGTIIYNKSQQVTTVTYNFFTSAKTAQQAPPVFAISGTSERQAQDKGSLDTKIAGAPNLQELFGSLDYCECEHCRSVLSPAAYLVDLLQFLDRKDTDWQYFIDKWKTDHAGQDYTAKYAKPYDALIDRRPDIVNLPLTCENTNTALPYIDIVNEILEYYLVNNKLSVDTAHDTGNATTAELLAEPQYVEPKAYGMLKSAKYPLGLPFDLWIETVRQFCNQYETPLWQLIKNIQPVTGTSFETQNKIAVESLGISPDEYAIFTGGDSLKNLFTLYGYKSNAEMATGLKSAKQLANRLGVSYKELLSLMQTQFINPNLSKLILLQKMSVSVNDVFRFTKAASFTPFTDDERQAFDDKLDRIKTLYGTDARAEIKSLWSAGVFKQLLLLNDTNAVCNFDATIVGYADKDASTFDLLKFNLLVRLWKKLGWKIEEVDQALLVLLPANLRAIIHDPTKADADRAKALADGFDSALLNIAHLNGLASQVNIGDNALIKLTSFWADIPNITTNSLYSQLFLSQNVLKIDTVFDDALGNYLTKDVNIKDAQKDHSIAIQAALNLTANDIEQIFKDNAQNLATAKLTIANISLIYRHAVLAKVLQCSVPDLIALKQLSGLDPFTPLTANALQKNEDDTILNQTLQFAEWAAQVRNSGFKLEDITFLFRHQFDPTGKYRNVQTDAAAAITLIANEIKRINTDYAVPGNPANAADLSSFATFTDDILQQTLSLVFPLDKVQSFLAMWTGRVANNWTVVSANFAGILDQPKFNSLFVPDAAAATDVVKQQNMLTKRATLAKALLPFIQRKLIVQSIYKILASSTSGDPALIQWLITSPTRLHNTTQPNLALIETFFLSNNAVNAVAAHNAYILLNKVIQLASGFQLSTKELQYFVSHAKDFNNLNLSSIPVAGNSPLPNAQALFKAFMRLSDYVNLRQDLTGGSDDLINIFTKARHSYAAGSNSATTQTAHLNALYQLMANLTRRDLSVVTAVAKPLGIQATAATVDGLLAVTAAAFVDERGITTLWNALKLVQTFGIPVESLTEASKITTTGLPDQEYQAIAENLKNAVKAGYDLDAWQQIAQPIFDKLRQKRRDALVASLLHNFSNLFSSTEEMYEYFLIDPGTEPIVQTSRIRIATASVQLFIQRCLLNLENRWDKKVPPGAINSKFWQWMNRYRVWEANRKIFLWPENWLEPEWRDDKTFLFKELEAKLLQGDVSNDLVEDAFFVYLKKLEEIARLDIVAMYCDEDPVTPESNTLHVIGRTFGFPHKYFYRRYAQQMWTPWESVDAQIDGDHIVVVMWRGRLHILWVTFIEKMDATGGPNAGSSSATKLSDWQVGSALSTITSGAQLKTMEAHLHWTDYYQGQWSEKKSGGLDNPISAQVSVSYQSSYVDIIVTKETNIDDSLDGALHISLSGLNQAFRLVNKNSPPEIIASESFPAWKFTSNYYVINRLNVDRNNLAVSYPHSVTTLNGTVQNLQSDPQTILGKTPGRFNLVPCSQPVTMGGAEFGPLITPFFYQDNWYTFYVEPTLSETQTINEWDEWVGGPPVIYEPPKIDWSTIPIQPYYPWPKNVPVPKVGDPGHIDIGDTRIKVQPQTRADWTTNPNVYIKYDQRVIGKDTGMNVFLNKTNSKSPVLVKESDQLNSVLHGSGTAGSVILVPTSGGTKISDSVITNTPVLTNTPVLTNTGVITNAPSNTVLANTGITSVLGPGSGTVLVGGGGISGIQKTIPSQHLGGIFAENIIKR, encoded by the coding sequence ATGACCTCAATAACCCCTCCCCTGAACCCCGGTGACAACACTGACGCTGTTGCCAATCTCAAAGCGGCGTTAAGCCTGCTCATTACCCGGCAATTTATTGTTTTAGGCACTGACGTTGCGGCAGACTGGCCTGCATTAATTAATAACGAGATCGGATATGGCGATATCACAAAACGTGCAGTGACCACATTCCAGCAGTTAAAGCAGATTCAGGCAACGGGCATTGTTGATGCGGCCACGGCAACCGAACTTAATACTGTACTGAATCAGTTAGGCGCAATAAACAATGTGGGCGGATATATCTATATGGATTACGGCATTCCGGCCAATAACGTAAAGCTGCGTTTATATTCAAGAAATTTTGGCGGCAACGACACTGTTGTGGCCGAAGCTAATACTGATGAGCAGGGAAAATACAATCTCAACTATAATGCTGCCGGCATTAACTCCGGTAACTTTGAAGTACGTGCGGTAGACGCTGCAGGAAAAGAAACGCTGTTATCAGATACGCTTTTCAATAGCCAAACTGTTTCGAACCTGAATTTAATTGTACCGGCGGCTGTCTCACCCGTTACTCAAAGTGAATTTACGCGTTTAAGCACCGACATAACGGGTGCAATAGGCGATTTTAGCAAATTAACCGATGCCCAGGAAAAGGATGACAGGCAGGACCTGACACTGCTTAGCCAGGCCACCAACTGGGATGCCCGCCCCATCGCTCTGGCGTCATTAGCCATAAAAATGAGCCAGGCTACCAGCTTACCACAGGAGGCGGCTTATGCGCTGGTGAGATCAGGGCTGCCATCAGATGCAGACCACCTGGCCCAGGTTAATGCTGATGATGTGCATAAAGCGCTGGATACCGCAACTACTGCTGGGATCATAAATTTCAACGATGATCAAAAGAAAGCCGCGGTAGCCGCGTTTCAAACCTTTGCAAATAAAACAAGATTAAGTACAAAAGATTTTAGCTCATTATCAACATATAGCGATCTGTTAACCAATCAGAACCTTACAGCGGATGAACAGCAGACCTTCGCTAACGCGTATTTCTCACCACGTAAAAATGCTGCAGAACTTTGGAAAAAAGCTAAAGACGCGGGTTTAGCAGATGATAAAATTAAAGGACTGCAACTGCAGGGAAAACTTGGTATGTTAACCGTTAATAATGCGCCACTTACAAAGGATCTGCAAACAAACTTTAGCGACCTCGACGGCCTTGTAGCTGCGGGATTATATGAACCTGAAGCCTGGGATGCCAAACTAAAAACGTTGGCTGGGACACAGGATGATAATGCCGACGCGCTGGATAAAATGATTCCACCAGCCTATATTGGCGGAACTGTTGCAGAGCGGAAGCAAGCTTACATAACCGATATGGCAGCTAAGGTGAGCATTGCTTTCCCCGAAAAAGTAGTACGTGATAAAATTGACAAGGGTAAGATTGTATTGGGTGATGCGACAACACAAACAAGTGTTAGCAGCTTTTTGAACAAGGCCGAAGGATTGGGATACAAATTGAGCGGTACGCACATTGACACATTTGCCAGTGCGAATGACGCCACCTTATTTGCCGGCGTTTCAGGCGCCGATAAAAGTAAAACGATTGAAGGTGTAAAAACGCTAAGCCGTGTACACCAGATTACACCAAATGACCAATCAATGCAGGTATTACTTGAATTGGGTCACGTATCTGCCCAGGATATTGTAGCTGTTCAAAAAGTGGATTTCGTGAACAGATTTGCAAAAACCTATGCTGATAAATTTAAAATAACGCTGGATGAAGGCATACGGATAGGTACAATTATCTATAACAAATCGCAACAAGTTACCACGGTAACTTACAATTTTTTTACCTCTGCAAAAACCGCCCAACAGGCTCCGCCCGTTTTCGCCATTTCAGGTACTTCGGAAAGACAAGCACAGGACAAGGGCAGTTTAGATACTAAAATTGCAGGTGCTCCCAATTTACAGGAGTTGTTTGGGTCATTGGATTATTGCGAATGCGAACATTGCCGTTCGGTACTGAGCCCGGCAGCATACCTGGTTGATCTGTTGCAGTTTCTTGATCGTAAAGATACCGACTGGCAGTACTTTATTGATAAATGGAAAACTGATCATGCGGGGCAAGACTATACCGCAAAATATGCCAAGCCGTATGATGCTTTAATAGACAGAAGACCGGACATTGTGAACTTGCCGCTAACCTGCGAAAATACCAATACGGCACTCCCGTATATTGATATCGTAAACGAAATATTAGAATATTATCTTGTAAACAATAAGCTTAGCGTTGATACGGCTCATGATACCGGCAATGCAACAACCGCTGAATTACTGGCAGAACCACAGTATGTAGAGCCAAAAGCATATGGTATGCTTAAATCTGCAAAGTATCCTTTAGGCTTGCCGTTTGATTTATGGATTGAAACAGTCCGTCAATTTTGTAATCAATATGAAACCCCGCTTTGGCAGTTAATAAAGAACATACAGCCGGTAACCGGTACCAGTTTTGAAACTCAAAACAAAATTGCTGTTGAATCTTTGGGAATTTCGCCCGATGAATATGCAATTTTTACCGGAGGAGATTCGCTTAAAAATTTATTTACCCTTTATGGGTACAAAAGCAATGCAGAGATGGCCACAGGTCTCAAATCGGCTAAGCAATTAGCAAATAGGCTTGGCGTTAGTTACAAAGAGTTGCTTTCATTAATGCAAACACAGTTTATAAATCCCAACCTCAGCAAATTGATCTTGTTGCAAAAAATGTCGGTATCCGTAAATGATGTATTCCGCTTTACAAAAGCCGCCAGCTTTACTCCATTTACTGATGATGAAAGACAAGCTTTTGATGATAAACTGGACAGGATAAAAACGCTGTATGGCACTGATGCACGCGCGGAAATCAAATCTTTATGGAGTGCAGGAGTATTTAAGCAACTTTTACTGCTTAATGATACCAATGCCGTTTGCAATTTTGACGCTACAATTGTAGGTTATGCTGATAAAGATGCATCAACGTTTGACTTGCTTAAATTTAATTTACTGGTAAGGCTATGGAAAAAACTCGGTTGGAAAATTGAGGAGGTTGACCAAGCCCTGCTTGTCCTTTTACCAGCCAATTTACGAGCCATAATTCATGATCCAACCAAAGCAGATGCCGATCGTGCCAAAGCCCTGGCTGATGGCTTTGACAGCGCGTTGTTAAATATCGCTCATTTAAATGGATTGGCTTCACAGGTAAATATTGGCGACAATGCATTGATAAAGCTGACTTCATTTTGGGCAGATATACCCAATATAACCACAAATTCATTATACAGCCAGTTATTTCTTTCACAAAACGTACTTAAAATTGATACTGTATTTGACGACGCGCTGGGTAACTATTTGACCAAAGATGTTAACATTAAGGATGCTCAAAAAGATCATTCTATTGCCATACAAGCTGCACTAAATTTAACGGCAAATGATATTGAGCAAATATTTAAAGACAATGCTCAGAATTTAGCTACGGCCAAACTTACCATAGCTAATATTTCATTAATATATCGCCACGCGGTACTCGCCAAAGTTTTGCAATGTTCGGTTCCTGATCTGATTGCGCTTAAACAACTATCCGGATTGGATCCGTTTACACCCCTTACTGCTAATGCTTTACAAAAAAATGAGGATGACACTATTTTAAATCAAACACTACAATTTGCAGAATGGGCTGCACAAGTGCGAAACAGTGGTTTTAAGTTGGAGGATATTACCTTTCTTTTCAGGCATCAATTTGATCCGACCGGAAAATACCGTAATGTACAAACAGATGCCGCCGCGGCTATAACATTAATTGCCAATGAAATAAAACGCATTAATACTGATTACGCCGTACCCGGGAATCCAGCCAATGCAGCCGACCTTAGTTCATTTGCAACTTTTACCGACGACATACTTCAGCAAACATTATCACTTGTATTTCCATTAGATAAGGTTCAAAGCTTTTTAGCAATGTGGACAGGCAGGGTAGCCAATAACTGGACCGTTGTGAGCGCCAATTTTGCCGGAATTTTGGATCAGCCTAAATTTAACTCACTTTTTGTACCCGACGCGGCGGCGGCTACCGATGTGGTAAAACAACAGAATATGTTAACCAAACGGGCAACTCTGGCCAAAGCGTTGCTTCCGTTTATTCAGAGGAAGCTGATCGTACAGTCGATTTACAAGATATTAGCAAGCTCAACTTCCGGCGATCCTGCTCTTATTCAATGGCTCATTACCAGTCCGACTCGTTTACATAATACGACCCAACCTAATTTAGCATTAATTGAAACATTTTTTCTTTCTAATAATGCCGTAAATGCAGTTGCCGCGCACAATGCTTATATTTTGCTTAATAAAGTTATTCAACTTGCTTCCGGATTTCAGTTGAGTACTAAAGAATTGCAGTATTTTGTTAGCCACGCGAAAGATTTCAATAATCTTAATTTGAGCAGCATACCCGTTGCCGGCAATAGCCCGCTTCCTAATGCCCAGGCATTGTTTAAAGCATTTATGCGCCTCTCTGATTATGTGAACTTAAGGCAAGACCTTACCGGGGGCAGCGATGACCTTATCAATATATTCACCAAAGCAAGGCACTCATACGCTGCTGGGTCTAACAGCGCGACAACTCAAACTGCGCACTTGAATGCCTTGTACCAGCTAATGGCTAATTTAACCCGCCGGGATTTGAGTGTGGTTACAGCTGTGGCCAAACCATTAGGCATACAGGCAACTGCCGCAACTGTCGATGGCCTGCTTGCGGTAACAGCCGCTGCCTTCGTGGATGAACGTGGGATTACCACTTTATGGAACGCTTTAAAATTGGTCCAAACCTTTGGTATTCCGGTAGAGTCGTTAACTGAAGCTTCAAAAATAACTACTACAGGCCTGCCTGATCAGGAATACCAGGCTATTGCCGAAAATTTAAAAAACGCGGTTAAGGCAGGATATGATTTAGACGCATGGCAGCAAATTGCCCAACCAATATTTGACAAACTGCGGCAGAAACGAAGAGATGCCCTTGTTGCCAGTTTACTGCATAATTTTAGTAATTTATTTAGCAGTACCGAAGAAATGTATGAGTATTTCCTCATAGATCCGGGTACTGAACCAATTGTGCAAACTTCGCGCATTCGTATAGCCACCGCCTCAGTTCAGTTATTTATTCAGCGATGTTTATTAAACCTGGAAAATCGTTGGGACAAAAAAGTCCCGCCCGGCGCTATCAATTCTAAATTTTGGCAATGGATGAACCGATACCGGGTTTGGGAAGCAAACAGAAAGATCTTCCTGTGGCCTGAAAACTGGCTCGAACCCGAATGGCGTGATGACAAAACCTTTTTATTTAAGGAACTGGAAGCAAAATTATTGCAGGGGGATGTGTCAAATGACCTGGTTGAGGACGCCTTCTTTGTTTATCTAAAAAAATTGGAAGAAATAGCCCGGCTGGATATCGTAGCGATGTATTGCGATGAGGATCCTGTAACACCCGAATCAAATACCTTGCATGTGATTGGCCGTACGTTCGGCTTTCCCCATAAGTATTTTTATCGCAGGTATGCCCAGCAGATGTGGACACCCTGGGAATCTGTAGACGCCCAGATTGATGGCGATCATATAGTTGTAGTAATGTGGCGAGGACGATTGCATATTTTGTGGGTAACATTTATTGAAAAAATGGATGCCACCGGCGGCCCTAATGCCGGATCATCTTCTGCTACAAAACTGAGCGACTGGCAGGTAGGCAGTGCTTTAAGTACAATTACCAGCGGCGCACAGCTAAAAACAATGGAAGCACATTTGCATTGGACCGATTATTACCAGGGCCAATGGAGCGAAAAAAAATCAGGAGGCCTCGACAATCCAATCTCCGCGCAAGTGTCGGTATCCTACCAATCAAGCTATGTTGATATTATTGTTACCAAAGAGACAAATATTGATGATAGCCTTGATGGTGCGCTTCATATCAGCCTGAGCGGATTGAATCAGGCGTTCCGCCTGGTAAACAAAAACAGTCCGCCCGAAATAATTGCATCAGAGAGCTTTCCCGCCTGGAAATTCACATCTAATTATTATGTTATCAATCGTTTAAATGTAGACAGGAATAACCTGGCGGTTAGTTACCCTCATAGTGTTACCACATTAAACGGAACTGTTCAGAATTTACAATCTGATCCGCAAACTATTTTAGGCAAAACGCCGGGCCGGTTTAACCTTGTTCCCTGTAGCCAACCGGTTACTATGGGTGGCGCCGAATTTGGCCCTTTGATCACCCCGTTTTTCTATCAGGATAATTGGTACACCTTCTACGTGGAACCCACCTTATCCGAAACTCAAACCATTAATGAATGGGATGAATGGGTAGGCGGCCCGCCGGTAATTTACGAACCACCTAAAATTGACTGGTCAACCATTCCCATCCAACCTTATTATCCATGGCCTAAAAACGTACCGGTGCCAAAAGTTGGCGATCCAGGACACATTGACATTGGCGACACCCGTATAAAGGTTCAGCCCCAAACGAGGGCAGACTGGACCACAAACCCCAATGTTTACATCAAATATGATCAACGTGTTATAGGCAAGGATACCGGAATGAATGTATTTCTCAATAAAACCAACAGTAAATCACCCGTATTGGTTAAGGAAAGTGATCAGCTAAATAGTGTGTTACATGGTTCAGGTACCGCTGGCAGCGTCATACTTGTTCCAACAAGTGGAGGCACTAAAATTTCGGATTCAGTGATAACCAATACACCCGTACTAACAAATACTCCTGTGCTAACTAATACCGGTGTAATTACTAACGCACCAAGTAATACGGTACTCGCAAATACCGGCATTACAAGTGTTTTGGGGCCTGGTTCGGGAACTGTGTTAGTAGGTGGCGGCGGTATTTCCGGAATACAAAAGACCATCCCCTCTCAGCACCTGGGCGGCATTTTTGCAGAAAACATCATAAAACGTTAA